CCCAAGACTTCGACCCAAGCCCTTTGTAATGTCACGCTTCCATATTTAATCAAAATTGCAAGCGAGGATATCGATAAAATTTTAAAAACTGAGTCTTCCATCAGAAGGGGAGTCAACTTATTTCAGGGAAACATTACTCACCGCGGTGTTGGAGAAGCCATGGGAGAACCATGGAAAAGTTTGGATTCTATTCTAATTTAAGAAAAATTTAAGTGTGAAGGATGTACGGGGCGTGGCGCAGCCCGGTAGCGCACAGCGTTCGGGACGCTGGGGTCGGAGGTTCAAATCCTCTCGCCCCGACCAGTTTTCCTTGAAAATCAAAGGTCAGGCGATGAATGAGACCCATGGGGCAAAGATATGGGTAAAAGGAAGGGTCCAGGGGGTGGGATATCGGGCGTTTGTAGAGAGAGAGGCCATTTCCTTGGGTTTACTGGGATATTGCAAGAATTTGGCGGATGGCCGGGTGGAGGTGGTCCTTGAAGGGGGGCGGGAAGGTATTGATCGATTGATTAAACGCCTTTGGGAAGGGCCCCTTTTGGCAAAGGTAATGGATATGTCCATTGATTGGGAGGCCAGGCCAATGAACTTTTCCGGGTTTTCGATCGAATATTAAGAATCCCCATTCATCTTCTTTAAATTTTTTTAAAGGGATTGCCGATATAAAGAATACATCACCCGGTCCCTTGGCCGGGAGAAAATAACGGGTGTTCCATGGACGGAACGAATTTCAAAAAAAAAGGGAATCTTTTATGTTAGGTAAAATGGACGAAGAAGAGAATTCGATCGAAAGGGTGGAAGGCGAAGGGTTGTCAAGTGGGACCATCTCTCCTGAGCAACTTTTTGAAGCAGAGGAGGTCGTTTCTGAGGAAGAGGAAAAAGAAGGGTCTTCGGACGGCCTTGATGCGGTTAAAAGTTATCTTAAAGATATAAGAAAATCAACCCTTTTAACCTTTGAAGAAGAACAAAAATTGGCTAAGAGAATCGCCAAAGGGGACGAAAAAGCACGCCAACAAATGATTGAATCCAATTTAAGGTTGGTGGTGAGTATTGGAAAGCGGTATATCAATCGTGGGTTGCTTTTTTCGGATATTATTGAAGAAGGAAACATTGGATTGATTAAAGCGGTGGAAAAATTTAACTATAAAAGAGGATTTAAATTTAGCACCTATGGGTCTTGGTGGATCCGCCAATCAATTGAAAGGGCCATTATAAACCAGGGAAAACTCATCCGTTTGCCTGTTCATATCGTAGAAAAAGTGAACCATTTTCTTTCTGTGGTTGAGCATCTTATGCAGGAAAAAGACCAAGAACCCTTACCCAAAGAGATTGCCGCTCGGATGGGGACCGATGAAGAAGAGGTTGTTGAAATTCAACAGCTCATTCGAAGAACCTACTCCTTGGATAGCCCGGTGAGCGGCCACGATGATACCTCTTTAAAGGATATTATTGAAGATACTTCCATTATATCTCCGTCCCGAACCGCCGAAGGGATTAAAAGACGGGAAACTATTATTCAGTGGTTGGAAAATTTAAGGGAAAATGAAAAAAAGGTAATTATTTTACGGTTTGGTCTGGATGGCGGGGAACCCCAAACCCTGGAAGAAATCGGAAAACTTTTTGGCCTCACCCGGGAGAGGGTGAGACAGATTGAAATTGCAGGGATTATCAAGCTTCGAAGTATGATTGAGAATACCAATATTAAAATGGACGAATTTTTATAAATTTAGGTGTTTTATTTAAACGCTGCTAGGGGAAATCCAATGGATCTGAAATCGAAAATTCGCGAGATTCCTGACTTTCCAAAAAAAGGAATACTTTTCTACGATATAACCACTCTTTTAAAGGAGGCTGACGCTTTTCGCCATATTATTGGAAAATTTGTGAATTATTATCAGGATGAAGGAATTACCAAAGTGGTCGGTATTGAGTCTCGTGGTTTTATTCTAGGGGCTCCCATTGCATACGAGCTTCATGCGGGGTTTGTTCCTGTGAGAAAATCGGGGAAGCTTCCCAGCGATATTTATGAAGCCAAATACAACTTGGAATATGGAAGTGATACCTTAACGGTTCATCGGGATGCGATTCAACCCGGGGAGCAGGTTCTGGTAGTAGATGATTTATTGGCGACCGGTGGTACCATTTCCGCTACTGTGGAATTGGTCAAGCAATTGGGAGGGGTCATCGTTGGAATTGCGTTTCTGATTGAGCTGACGGAACTACGAGGAAGAAACAAGCTAGATGGGTATAATGTTCTCTCCATGATGTCTTACTAATTCCTAAAAAGTTATTTCCTTTTTATTACTATAATAATTTTTATCTTTTAACCTCCTTTCCCTCACCACAACCCCTCTTTTTAACGAGTTCTCCGTCCAAACATAGAAAAACCAGGAACCCCCCCCAATAATTACCATCCATCAACCCCAGAAAATTATATTATTCCTTCCTTCTTTGATAGTCGCCCTAGCCCTAAGGAGATCGATTTGGGTTATTCAAAAAAATTAAGGGAGGAATGGTTTAAATAGCCATGGTTTTAGATTGATTTGGTTGTCCGTATCATTTAGCATCTTAGGGAGAGCTCAAAATAATGCAGTTTAAATTATCCTCTCCGTTTTTGGGATTTTATCCTTTCGGAAAAGTTAGGTTTTGCCATCTGTAATTTGATTAGGGACAAAAAAAGGTTCCCAAATTACAGGAAAGCTTTTGAAGATCCCTTGAGTGGGTAAAGGGAGGATTTCCTTTTTATGATTTTAGGGTATTGTCTCTCCCCTTATTCAAAAAAAGAGAAAAACCCCTGTTAATGAAATCCATTCCCCGTAGCTTGCCTCGGGGTGATCGCTTGGGTTTCCCCTTTGGAAAAGCGGATAGTTGGATTTGAGGATTTAGTTTTTTCTGAATACCCTGTCGGCTTGCTGCGGGGTTCCTAATTTGGATAAATTTCTCATTCAAAATAATTGGAG
The DNA window shown above is from Nitrospiria bacterium and carries:
- a CDS encoding adenine phosphoribosyltransferase, whose translation is MDLKSKIREIPDFPKKGILFYDITTLLKEADAFRHIIGKFVNYYQDEGITKVVGIESRGFILGAPIAYELHAGFVPVRKSGKLPSDIYEAKYNLEYGSDTLTVHRDAIQPGEQVLVVDDLLATGGTISATVELVKQLGGVIVGIAFLIELTELRGRNKLDGYNVLSMMSY
- a CDS encoding sigma-70 family RNA polymerase sigma factor; the protein is MLGKMDEEENSIERVEGEGLSSGTISPEQLFEAEEVVSEEEEKEGSSDGLDAVKSYLKDIRKSTLLTFEEEQKLAKRIAKGDEKARQQMIESNLRLVVSIGKRYINRGLLFSDIIEEGNIGLIKAVEKFNYKRGFKFSTYGSWWIRQSIERAIINQGKLIRLPVHIVEKVNHFLSVVEHLMQEKDQEPLPKEIAARMGTDEEEVVEIQQLIRRTYSLDSPVSGHDDTSLKDIIEDTSIISPSRTAEGIKRRETIIQWLENLRENEKKVIILRFGLDGGEPQTLEEIGKLFGLTRERVRQIEIAGIIKLRSMIENTNIKMDEFL
- a CDS encoding acylphosphatase, whose product is MNETHGAKIWVKGRVQGVGYRAFVEREAISLGLLGYCKNLADGRVEVVLEGGREGIDRLIKRLWEGPLLAKVMDMSIDWEARPMNFSGFSIEY